One Fibrobacter sp. UBA4297 DNA window includes the following coding sequences:
- a CDS encoding ABC transporter ATP-binding protein, which yields MPNVKIDPNDIAIRLKGLKKSFGPQTVLEDVNLDIRRGETMVIIGKSGGGKSVILKHMIGLLQPDGGEVTVDGVTISTPKFFDTRTIRRKMGMLFQMGALFDSMNTGENIAFALREHHPEMSESEIQNVVTEKLQMINLVPSFRTKMPSELSGGMRKRVALARAIALNPEILLYDEPTTGLDPITSDVINDLILDMQSKLGVTSVVVTHDMVSAFKVADRIAMLYNGRIIEVGTVDEIKNTSNPYVHQFITGQRKISVDGENQE from the coding sequence ATGCCGAATGTAAAAATTGATCCGAATGACATTGCAATTCGACTCAAGGGGCTTAAGAAGTCCTTTGGCCCTCAGACGGTTCTAGAAGATGTGAATCTCGATATCCGCCGTGGCGAAACCATGGTGATTATCGGTAAGTCCGGTGGTGGTAAGTCCGTTATCTTGAAGCACATGATTGGACTTTTGCAGCCGGATGGCGGCGAAGTGACTGTCGATGGCGTGACTATCAGTACGCCCAAGTTCTTCGATACGCGCACAATCCGTCGCAAAATGGGGATGTTGTTCCAAATGGGCGCCTTGTTCGACTCTATGAACACGGGCGAAAATATCGCCTTTGCGCTCCGTGAACACCACCCGGAAATGTCTGAATCAGAAATTCAGAATGTCGTGACGGAAAAACTCCAGATGATAAACCTCGTGCCGTCTTTCCGTACAAAGATGCCGTCTGAACTTTCGGGTGGTATGCGTAAGCGCGTGGCGCTTGCAAGAGCGATTGCGCTGAACCCTGAAATTCTTTTGTACGATGAACCGACGACGGGCCTTGACCCGATTACGAGTGATGTCATCAACGACCTTATTCTCGATATGCAGAGCAAGCTCGGAGTGACCTCTGTCGTGGTGACGCATGACATGGTTAGTGCCTTTAAGGTCGCGGACCGAATCGCCATGCTTTATAATGGGCGCATTATCGAAGTTGGCACGGTCGATGAAATCAAGAATACAAGCAACCCGTATGTGCACCAGTTTATTACGGGACAACGTAAAATTTCGGTGGATGGGGAAAATCAGGAATAG
- a CDS encoding MlaE family ABC transporter permease — protein MTLILRPINWIGQKIVDAVAAVGECICILFITLKQFRYVHKNPALVVKEMISVGVSSLPLLFVTSIFTGMVATIMAEFEFHNLVSDKFVGTAACKMVLIELGPLLTAIVLSGRVGSAVAAEIGSMKEKEELSAYVVLGLDPYRYLAMPRLFAFLTMIPCLTAISNALALIGGWIVCVLALDITTYTYSTGMQYLFENLDLWTGIIKSVVFGTIIFVLAYYHGTHSKPGAHGVGLATMSVVVSSCLMILISDFILDAFLFF, from the coding sequence ATGACGCTGATTTTGAGACCGATAAATTGGATAGGGCAAAAGATTGTCGATGCAGTCGCCGCTGTGGGCGAGTGCATTTGTATTCTGTTTATCACGCTCAAGCAGTTCCGCTATGTACACAAGAACCCGGCTCTGGTTGTGAAGGAGATGATTTCTGTAGGAGTCTCCTCGCTCCCGCTTTTGTTCGTGACGTCCATCTTTACCGGCATGGTCGCAACTATCATGGCCGAGTTCGAATTCCACAATCTCGTTTCCGACAAGTTTGTGGGGACCGCCGCCTGCAAAATGGTGCTCATCGAGCTTGGACCGCTCCTTACGGCCATCGTGCTTTCGGGACGCGTAGGGAGTGCAGTCGCTGCTGAAATCGGCTCCATGAAAGAGAAAGAAGAACTCTCCGCATACGTGGTGCTCGGGCTTGACCCGTACCGCTACCTTGCGATGCCGAGACTGTTTGCTTTCTTGACGATGATTCCGTGCTTGACAGCCATCTCTAATGCGCTAGCGTTGATTGGCGGCTGGATTGTCTGTGTGCTTGCCTTGGATATCACGACCTACACCTATTCGACCGGTATGCAGTACCTGTTTGAAAATTTGGATTTGTGGACGGGGATTATCAAGTCGGTTGTTTTTGGAACGATCATCTTTGTTCTTGCCTACTATCACGGAACGCACTCCAAGCCGGGGGCACATGGCGTGGGCCTTGCAACGATGAGCGTTGTGGTTTCTAGTTGCCTTATGATTTTGATTTCTGACTTTATTCTTGATGCGTTCTTGTTCTTCTAG
- the coaBC gene encoding bifunctional phosphopantothenoylcysteine decarboxylase/phosphopantothenate--cysteine ligase CoaBC: MAMNLAGKKILLGVSGGIAAYKSCELLRLLQKKGAEVRVCMTEAATQFVAPLTFASLSKCPVYLKNGAVEARPFQHIDFPRWADLYLVVPATANVIGKFVYGIADDPVSLCFMSCTGPRFIAPAMNVAMFNSPAVKRNLETLRSFENTFVMDSPAGELACGEVGKGRLLDPAEIVAYLEASSVILSEAPRAKSKDLQTLPAENEVDPTLPGYGKKVLITAGRTEEAIDPVRYISNRSSGKTAVAIAATFLANGFDVSVVAGPMEAEFPGAVHVTKIKSACDMHKAVLEQMKNADVLVHCAAVADYRPKVAATEKIKDSRSQLVLELEPNPNILRDSVAQKRADQVIVGFALETDHFKEHAAEKLKKSGADALLLNAPVAANSGFGFDEVRYTLIRANSRNAQNAAEVEIPEMKMGSKIDLAQEIVDFSLDQLKNA; encoded by the coding sequence ATGGCTATGAATCTCGCTGGAAAGAAAATCCTTCTTGGAGTCTCGGGCGGAATTGCCGCCTACAAGTCTTGTGAACTCTTGCGCCTGTTGCAAAAGAAAGGCGCCGAAGTGCGCGTCTGCATGACCGAAGCCGCCACACAGTTTGTGGCCCCGCTTACGTTTGCAAGCCTCTCCAAGTGCCCGGTTTACCTGAAAAATGGCGCCGTTGAAGCGCGTCCGTTCCAGCATATCGATTTCCCGCGTTGGGCCGACCTTTATCTCGTCGTTCCGGCGACCGCGAATGTCATCGGAAAATTTGTCTATGGCATTGCCGATGACCCCGTGAGCCTCTGCTTTATGAGCTGCACAGGTCCGCGTTTTATCGCCCCTGCGATGAATGTCGCGATGTTCAATTCTCCGGCGGTTAAACGCAACCTCGAAACGCTCCGCAGTTTTGAAAATACGTTCGTGATGGACAGCCCGGCGGGCGAACTCGCCTGTGGTGAAGTTGGCAAAGGCCGCCTCCTCGACCCTGCGGAAATTGTCGCTTATTTAGAAGCTAGTAGTGTCATCCTGAGCGAAGCGCCGCGCGCGAAGTCGAAGGATCTTCAAACTCTTCCTGCTGAAAATGAAGTGGATCCGACGCTTCCCGGTTACGGCAAGAAGGTCCTCATCACGGCTGGTCGCACCGAAGAAGCGATTGACCCGGTGCGTTACATTAGCAACCGTAGCAGCGGAAAGACTGCTGTTGCCATTGCCGCGACGTTCCTGGCGAACGGCTTTGATGTGAGCGTTGTCGCTGGCCCGATGGAAGCTGAATTTCCGGGTGCCGTCCACGTGACAAAAATCAAGAGCGCTTGCGATATGCATAAGGCTGTTCTTGAGCAGATGAAAAACGCCGATGTGCTCGTGCATTGCGCCGCCGTGGCCGATTATCGCCCGAAGGTGGCCGCTACAGAAAAAATCAAGGATAGCCGTAGTCAGCTCGTCTTGGAACTTGAACCGAATCCGAACATCTTGCGTGACAGCGTCGCGCAAAAGCGTGCGGACCAGGTCATTGTCGGTTTTGCGCTTGAAACGGACCACTTCAAGGAACATGCGGCCGAGAAGCTCAAGAAGAGCGGCGCCGATGCGCTACTCCTCAATGCCCCTGTGGCTGCGAACAGCGGTTTTGGTTTTGACGAAGTCCGTTACACGTTAATCCGCGCGAACTCTCGCAATGCACAAAATGCGGCTGAGGTTGAAATTCCCGAGATGAAGATGGGTTCTAAAATCGATCTCGCGCAAGAAATTGTAGATTTTAGCCTTGATCAGTTAAAGAACGCTTAG
- the dnaB gene encoding replicative DNA helicase codes for MSEENNSKSFEGRQMPADVEAERCLLGGILRDPEVMGTAVMAISDDDFFYMERHQLIWNALCSLNKAVTPIDPVTLSAELTKMGKLDLVGGREYIFELMESVASSANVPWQLEHLRSKAVLRKLIRTSSEIIRQAMDPASTPDNVLQDAERDIFAIADNQVRNTLKSIDNFVAPLLERINNRRDGGITGVPTGITELDELTNGLQNSDLIILAARPGVGKTSFAMTVAANAAIRYGKNVAFFSLEMDGIQLAQRLLCSQAQVDQSRLRNGKLSSDEIKKIIAAVTPINQAPLFVDDNADLGIMELMSKARQLKHKGHLDLLIIDYLQLMKTGKEENRAVAIGAISRGLKILAKELSIPVIALAQLSRKVEEKGRERPQLSDLRESGSIEQDADMVWFVERPFVQTHKDEDRYKATLIVAKHRNGSVKDIDMSFVPEYTTFYDATEQQGMEGGDEDYQYGSDDEGGGPQVADFGSF; via the coding sequence ATGTCAGAAGAAAATAATTCCAAGTCGTTTGAAGGTCGCCAAATGCCCGCCGATGTCGAGGCGGAACGTTGCCTCTTGGGCGGTATTTTGCGTGACCCCGAAGTGATGGGCACCGCGGTGATGGCCATCAGTGACGATGACTTTTTCTACATGGAACGTCATCAGTTGATTTGGAACGCGCTTTGCAGTTTGAACAAGGCGGTGACTCCCATCGATCCCGTGACGCTTTCGGCGGAACTCACAAAGATGGGCAAGCTCGACCTTGTCGGTGGCCGTGAATACATCTTTGAATTGATGGAATCCGTCGCATCGTCGGCGAATGTCCCGTGGCAGTTGGAACACCTCCGCAGCAAGGCGGTACTCCGCAAGCTAATCCGCACGTCATCTGAAATAATCCGCCAGGCGATGGACCCGGCTTCGACTCCGGACAATGTGCTTCAAGATGCCGAACGCGATATCTTTGCAATTGCCGATAACCAGGTGCGCAACACCCTCAAGTCTATCGACAACTTTGTGGCGCCACTTTTGGAACGCATCAATAACCGTCGTGATGGCGGTATTACAGGCGTACCTACAGGCATTACGGAACTCGACGAACTCACGAACGGTCTCCAGAATTCCGATTTGATTATTCTCGCTGCCCGTCCGGGTGTCGGCAAGACTTCTTTCGCTATGACGGTTGCCGCAAACGCCGCCATTCGCTACGGCAAGAACGTCGCCTTCTTCAGCTTGGAAATGGATGGCATCCAGCTTGCCCAGCGTCTACTCTGTTCGCAGGCGCAAGTGGACCAGAGTAGGCTCCGCAACGGTAAGCTCAGCTCTGACGAAATCAAGAAGATTATTGCTGCTGTCACACCGATTAACCAGGCTCCGCTTTTTGTCGATGACAATGCAGACCTCGGCATCATGGAACTCATGAGCAAGGCGCGTCAGCTCAAACACAAGGGCCACCTCGACCTCCTCATCATCGACTACTTGCAGTTGATGAAAACCGGCAAGGAAGAAAACCGCGCCGTCGCCATCGGTGCGATTTCCCGTGGCCTCAAGATCTTGGCGAAGGAACTGAGCATTCCGGTCATTGCACTCGCTCAGCTCAGCCGTAAGGTCGAAGAAAAAGGCCGTGAACGCCCGCAGCTTTCGGACTTGCGTGAATCCGGTTCTATCGAACAGGACGCCGACATGGTGTGGTTTGTGGAACGCCCGTTCGTGCAGACGCATAAGGACGAAGACCGCTACAAGGCAACGCTCATTGTGGCTAAGCACCGTAACGGTTCCGTAAAAGATATCGACATGAGCTTCGTGCCCGAATACACGACGTTCTACGATGCTACCGAACAGCAAGGCATGGAAGGTGGCGACGAAGATTACCAGTATGGTTCTGATGACGAAGGCGGTGGACCGCAGGTTGCCGACTTTGGCAGTTTTTAA
- the fabV gene encoding enoyl-ACP reductase FabV: protein MIIKPLIRSNMCINAHPKGCAADVKHQIEYIENKFSTRNIPADAPKTALVLGCSTGYGLASRIVTAFGYKAATIGVSFEKEGSDGGVGESREKTGTPGWYNNMAFDKFAKEAGLDAVTFNGDAFSHEMRQNVIDTLKKMGKKVDLLVYSVASSVRVDPDNGTIYRSVLKPIGQVFTGATIDCLSGKISNISAEPATAEEAANTVKVMGGEDWALWVRKLKEAGVLAEGVKTVAYSYIGPKLSHAIYRDGTIGGAKKHLEATALELHKELQNDLHGEAYVSVNKGLVTRSSAVIPIIPMYISVLFKVMKEMGNHEGCIEQMERLMTERLYTGSKVPTDENHLIRIDDYELDPKVQAEVDKRMATVTQENLAEVGDLEGYRHDFLATNGFDIDGVDYEAEVQTLTSI, encoded by the coding sequence ATGATTATTAAACCGCTCATTCGTAGCAACATGTGCATTAATGCCCACCCGAAGGGCTGCGCTGCCGATGTCAAACATCAGATTGAATATATCGAAAATAAGTTTTCTACGCGCAACATCCCTGCCGATGCACCGAAGACCGCACTCGTTCTCGGATGCTCTACCGGTTACGGACTTGCAAGCCGCATCGTTACTGCTTTTGGCTACAAGGCAGCAACCATCGGCGTTTCGTTCGAAAAGGAAGGTTCCGACGGCGGAGTCGGCGAATCCCGCGAAAAGACAGGTACGCCGGGTTGGTACAACAACATGGCTTTCGACAAGTTCGCAAAAGAAGCGGGCCTAGATGCCGTGACGTTCAACGGTGACGCGTTCTCGCACGAAATGCGCCAAAATGTTATCGACACACTCAAGAAGATGGGCAAGAAAGTCGATTTACTCGTTTACAGTGTCGCAAGCTCCGTGCGCGTTGATCCAGACAACGGTACCATCTACCGCAGCGTCTTAAAGCCCATCGGTCAAGTATTCACAGGCGCTACGATTGACTGCCTCAGCGGTAAAATCAGCAACATCAGCGCAGAACCCGCCACCGCCGAAGAAGCGGCCAACACAGTCAAAGTCATGGGCGGTGAAGACTGGGCACTTTGGGTACGCAAGCTCAAGGAGGCAGGCGTTCTCGCCGAAGGCGTGAAGACCGTCGCTTATTCATATATCGGTCCAAAACTTTCGCACGCCATCTACCGCGACGGTACAATCGGTGGCGCCAAGAAGCATCTCGAAGCTACCGCTCTTGAACTCCACAAGGAACTGCAAAACGACCTCCACGGCGAAGCCTATGTCTCTGTGAACAAAGGACTTGTCACGCGATCTAGCGCCGTCATTCCCATCATCCCGATGTACATTTCCGTGCTCTTCAAGGTCATGAAGGAAATGGGAAATCACGAAGGTTGCATCGAGCAGATGGAACGCTTGATGACCGAAAGACTTTATACGGGTTCCAAAGTCCCGACGGACGAGAATCACCTCATCCGCATCGACGATTATGAATTAGATCCGAAAGTCCAGGCAGAAGTGGACAAGCGCATGGCAACCGTCACGCAAGAGAACCTCGCCGAAGTGGGCGACCTCGAAGGATACCGCCACGATTTTCTCGCGACAAACGGTTTCGATATTGATGGTGTGGACTATGAAGCCGAAGTCCAAACGCTAACGAGCATATAG
- the gltX gene encoding glutamate--tRNA ligase, translating into MTEKSPVRVRFAPSPTGYLHVGGARTAIYNYFFAKHMGGTFYLRIEDTDRKRYNETALHDLMRDLKWLGLQWDEGPGCEGDCGPYFQSERLDIYHREIKKLLDAGCAYYCFCTEERLQEVRAEQEKSHVPVTGYDRHCRNISREEAEARIAAGEKAVIRFKVPETGVTEFDDMIRGHISYQNELLDDLVLIKRDGYPTYHFASVVDDHYMGTTHVLRGDEWISSTPKHELLYKAFGWQPPVWCHLPVILDKNGGKLSKRKGAASVGDFRDLGYLPETLVNYLALLGWNPGDDREVMSVKEMIDCFTLERINPKSASFDEKKLQWMNGQHIHMCDDAFLKDIMVDGLKAMGVDTSAEPNERLLEIVKQLKPRAHFVQDLATMAKYFFVAPTEYDEKGAKKHFGEGSKEVATLVRDMLASIEDFKTPVIEKGFYELAERCGHKVGELVGAPRLAVSGVTAGPGLWEMFEIIGKEEVLRRIDVALPLMK; encoded by the coding sequence ATGACTGAAAAAAGTCCTGTTCGAGTACGCTTTGCTCCGAGCCCCACGGGTTATTTGCACGTTGGTGGTGCACGCACGGCAATCTACAACTACTTTTTTGCCAAGCACATGGGCGGCACATTCTACCTGCGCATCGAAGATACTGACCGTAAGCGCTATAACGAAACGGCTCTCCACGACTTGATGCGCGACCTCAAGTGGCTTGGCCTCCAGTGGGATGAAGGTCCGGGTTGCGAAGGCGACTGCGGTCCATATTTCCAGAGCGAACGTTTGGACATCTACCACCGCGAAATCAAGAAGCTCCTGGATGCGGGTTGCGCTTACTATTGCTTCTGCACCGAAGAACGCTTGCAAGAAGTCCGCGCTGAACAAGAAAAGTCTCACGTGCCGGTTACCGGTTATGACCGCCACTGCCGTAACATCAGCCGCGAAGAAGCCGAAGCCCGCATTGCCGCTGGCGAAAAGGCTGTCATCCGCTTTAAGGTCCCGGAAACGGGCGTCACGGAATTCGATGACATGATCCGTGGCCACATCAGCTACCAGAATGAACTTTTGGATGACCTCGTGCTCATCAAGCGCGACGGTTACCCGACCTATCACTTTGCAAGCGTTGTCGATGACCATTACATGGGCACGACGCATGTGCTCCGCGGTGATGAATGGATCAGCTCCACGCCGAAGCACGAACTCTTGTACAAGGCTTTCGGTTGGCAACCGCCTGTCTGGTGCCATCTGCCGGTGATTCTCGACAAGAACGGCGGTAAGCTATCCAAGCGCAAGGGCGCCGCTTCCGTGGGCGATTTCCGCGACCTCGGCTATTTGCCGGAAACGCTCGTGAACTACCTTGCGCTCCTCGGCTGGAACCCGGGTGATGACCGCGAAGTGATGAGCGTCAAGGAAATGATTGATTGCTTTACGCTCGAACGCATCAACCCGAAGTCTGCAAGCTTCGATGAAAAGAAGCTCCAGTGGATGAACGGTCAGCACATCCACATGTGCGACGATGCATTCCTCAAGGACATCATGGTTGATGGCCTCAAGGCGATGGGCGTTGATACAAGTGCCGAACCGAACGAACGCTTGCTCGAAATTGTGAAGCAACTCAAGCCGCGTGCGCATTTTGTGCAGGACCTCGCTACAATGGCGAAGTACTTCTTTGTCGCACCAACGGAATACGACGAAAAGGGTGCGAAGAAGCATTTCGGTGAAGGCTCCAAGGAAGTCGCAACGCTCGTACGCGATATGCTCGCCTCCATCGAAGACTTCAAGACCCCGGTGATCGAGAAGGGCTTCTATGAGCTTGCCGAACGCTGTGGTCACAAGGTCGGTGAACTGGTGGGCGCTCCGCGCCTTGCCGTGTCCGGCGTGACTGCAGGTCCTGGCCTCTGGGAAATGTTCGAAATTATCGGTAAGGAAGAAGTGCTCCGCCGCATCGACGTGGCGCTCCCGCTGATGAAATAA
- a CDS encoding alanine/glycine:cation symporter family protein → METLNSILDAIDGYVWGVPLIVIILFVGILLTIRLGCLQVMNLHNALRFMAHSEKDGAGEVSSFGALCTALAATIGTGNIVGVATAIGTGGPGALFWMEVAAFLGMATKYAEGLLAVKYRTVDKEGKVLGGPFYYIETGIKERFGWNMKWLAVIFAIFGMCAGLLGIGTITQVNGITSAMARLTPNAAEFVNIGGNSVSVTTAIAGLIVTIFAATVIIGGLKRIAKVSMYIVPIMAIIYIIACILLLLLNFSHISSAIETIVKAAFNPSAVTGGVVGSIFIAMQKGIARGIFSNEAGLGSAPIAAAAAKTKEPVRQGLVCMTGTFFDTIIICTMTGLAIVVSGAWDPKLGLEGVNITMEAFSRGLAIIPGGAVIAPYFLATALVFFAFTTILGWAYYSEKCLQYLIGRRDKKAILTYRWLYIFAIFVGPYLTVSAVWTSADIFNGLMAFPNLIALILLSGIVANETKTFLAKFKGDKE, encoded by the coding sequence ATGGAAACACTCAATTCCATTCTCGATGCTATCGATGGGTACGTCTGGGGCGTTCCCCTCATTGTCATCATCCTCTTTGTAGGTATCCTCCTCACCATTCGTCTCGGCTGTCTGCAGGTCATGAACTTGCACAACGCGCTCCGCTTCATGGCGCACAGCGAAAAAGACGGCGCAGGCGAAGTATCCAGCTTCGGAGCGCTCTGCACGGCTCTCGCCGCCACAATCGGTACGGGTAACATCGTCGGTGTGGCAACCGCAATCGGCACCGGTGGCCCTGGCGCCCTTTTCTGGATGGAAGTCGCCGCATTCCTCGGCATGGCAACAAAGTACGCCGAAGGTTTGCTCGCCGTCAAGTACCGCACAGTCGATAAGGAAGGCAAGGTTCTCGGCGGTCCGTTCTATTACATTGAAACGGGTATCAAGGAACGCTTTGGCTGGAACATGAAATGGCTCGCCGTGATCTTTGCCATTTTCGGTATGTGCGCAGGCCTCCTCGGCATTGGCACCATCACGCAGGTCAACGGCATCACGAGCGCTATGGCTCGCCTCACCCCGAACGCAGCTGAATTTGTCAACATCGGCGGAAACTCCGTGAGCGTCACGACCGCTATTGCAGGCCTCATCGTCACGATTTTTGCAGCAACCGTCATCATCGGCGGTCTCAAGCGCATTGCAAAAGTTTCGATGTACATTGTCCCCATCATGGCAATCATCTACATCATTGCCTGCATTCTCCTTTTGCTCCTCAACTTCTCGCACATTTCTTCTGCCATCGAAACGATTGTGAAGGCAGCGTTTAATCCGTCTGCAGTCACCGGCGGCGTTGTCGGTTCCATCTTTATTGCAATGCAGAAAGGTATCGCCCGCGGTATCTTTAGTAACGAAGCGGGTCTCGGTTCTGCACCGATTGCAGCAGCCGCCGCAAAGACAAAGGAACCTGTACGTCAGGGTCTCGTCTGCATGACGGGTACGTTCTTCGATACGATTATCATTTGTACGATGACCGGCCTTGCCATTGTGGTCTCGGGTGCTTGGGATCCGAAGCTCGGACTCGAAGGCGTGAACATCACGATGGAAGCATTCTCCCGCGGCCTTGCCATTATCCCGGGCGGCGCAGTAATTGCTCCATACTTCCTTGCCACGGCTCTCGTGTTCTTTGCTTTCACGACAATTCTCGGCTGGGCCTACTACTCTGAAAAGTGCTTGCAGTACTTGATTGGTCGCAGGGACAAGAAGGCAATACTCACCTACCGTTGGCTCTACATCTTCGCGATTTTCGTTGGACCATACCTCACGGTAAGCGCGGTCTGGACAAGCGCAGACATCTTCAACGGCTTGATGGCATTCCCGAACCTCATTGCACTAATCCTTCTCTCTGGAATCGTGGCAAACGAAACAAAGACGTTCCTCGCCAAGTTCAAGGGAGATAAAGAGTAG
- a CDS encoding acyltransferase family protein — protein MEFRESRITKRIVWIDICKALAISLVALGHMQSIYLVNESIFAFAMPAFFFLSGYTFERSANAPFLELLRKKFCSLVIPYFGFSAILFAFWFLVRRNFGLSYETHATVTDVLMQILCGTNSTFFVTPLWFLTCLFVVEILFWCLLRIRKKFLRVTIIALLFIPGLIYWTYMDMLQLPHVFWNFDQASFFLSCLAIGFVSSKRNLVEKLLCSLKRNLFVVLVSVIVFALVFAVREKTTSPLLFVSMQAMMTFSSLLVFVAICKSIRERAVLNFIGQNTITILALHIMVQSILRGVLFKVFHVAPEWIESSLIVSVVLTLVTIAALVPVILLINRFTPWLAGKRLSALK, from the coding sequence ATGGAATTTCGCGAATCCCGCATCACAAAACGCATCGTCTGGATTGACATTTGCAAGGCTCTTGCCATTAGCTTGGTCGCACTCGGCCACATGCAATCTATTTACCTTGTCAATGAATCCATTTTCGCTTTTGCCATGCCCGCGTTCTTTTTCCTCTCCGGCTACACTTTTGAACGCTCGGCGAACGCTCCATTCCTAGAACTCCTCCGAAAAAAGTTCTGCAGCCTAGTCATCCCGTACTTTGGATTTTCTGCGATTCTTTTTGCATTCTGGTTCTTGGTGCGCCGCAATTTTGGCCTGTCGTACGAGACCCATGCGACTGTCACTGACGTCTTGATGCAGATTTTGTGCGGGACGAACAGCACGTTCTTTGTGACTCCTCTTTGGTTTTTGACTTGCCTTTTTGTTGTGGAAATCCTCTTTTGGTGCTTGCTCCGCATTCGGAAAAAGTTCCTGAGGGTGACCATAATTGCTTTGCTTTTTATTCCGGGACTTATTTACTGGACTTATATGGATATGTTGCAGTTGCCGCATGTTTTCTGGAATTTTGATCAGGCGAGTTTCTTTCTTTCGTGCCTAGCCATTGGTTTTGTCTCGTCAAAGAGAAATCTAGTTGAAAAATTACTTTGTTCTTTAAAACGTAATTTATTTGTGGTTTTAGTTTCGGTAATTGTATTTGCGCTAGTATTTGCCGTCCGTGAAAAAACAACGTCTCCTTTGCTTTTTGTGTCGATGCAGGCGATGATGACTTTTTCTAGCTTGCTCGTTTTTGTTGCGATTTGCAAATCCATTCGCGAAAGAGCTGTCCTGAATTTTATCGGGCAGAATACGATTACGATTTTGGCGTTGCATATCATGGTACAGAGCATCTTGCGTGGCGTGCTCTTCAAGGTTTTCCATGTGGCGCCTGAATGGATTGAATCTTCGCTAATCGTGAGCGTTGTGTTGACTCTCGTGACGATTGCGGCTCTCGTTCCCGTCATTCTGCTGATTAATAGATTTACCCCCTGGCTCGCCGGGAAAAGGCTTAGTGCTCTCAAATGA